A region from the Candidatus Zixiibacteriota bacterium genome encodes:
- a CDS encoding TetR/AcrR family transcriptional regulator, with product MEDRTNTKTRILEEAFGEILAVGYKHANLVAIAQKAGVTKRGLFYCFRSKSDLVAGVLGAIEAKITSASVSGTPNDPTVTCGRVFPKWQGPSSRRWVDTALIPMRLSNEVPKNQRAVHRQIETVVGIVADKLTAAFQEAQAVEQLNRRVKPDELAVLVCAAMFGSITMYGMFQSRSPMTALRKPLTCSPYVRLMQVWVLPRNECMPARLRLTVSTLIGSARDYRTTHHSPYIRGYFRLLWLQECCKKTSQFGHNDP from the coding sequence TTGGAGGACCGTACGAACACGAAAACGAGAATTCTGGAGGAAGCGTTTGGAGAAATTCTGGCTGTAGGATACAAACACGCGAACTTGGTGGCGATTGCTCAGAAAGCGGGGGTGACCAAAAGGGGGTTATTCTATTGCTTCAGGTCGAAAAGCGATCTTGTCGCCGGAGTGTTGGGCGCCATTGAAGCGAAGATTACTTCAGCCTCCGTTAGCGGCACTCCCAATGATCCGACCGTAACTTGCGGCCGTGTCTTTCCAAAATGGCAAGGGCCAAGTTCTCGGCGGTGGGTGGACACAGCTTTGATTCCCATGAGGCTTTCGAACGAAGTGCCGAAAAACCAGCGGGCAGTCCATAGGCAGATCGAGACAGTGGTTGGTATCGTCGCCGATAAACTTACGGCTGCATTCCAGGAGGCGCAGGCGGTGGAGCAACTGAACAGGCGAGTAAAGCCTGACGAACTGGCCGTACTCGTCTGTGCGGCCATGTTTGGAAGTATCACGATGTACGGTATGTTTCAAAGCCGCTCGCCGATGACCGCGCTGCGAAAGCCCTTAACTTGCTCACCATATGTTCGGCTGATGCAAGTCTGGGTATTGCCAAGAAATGAATGTATGCCAGCACGGCTGCGGTTGACGGTCAGCACGCTTATTGGCAGTGCACGTGATTACCGGACAACGCATCACAGCCCTTACATCCGTGGATACTTCCGTCTGTTGTGGCTACAAGAATGCTGCAAAAAAACGTCACAATTTGGTCACAATGACCCGTAA